The Imtechella halotolerans DNA window ACAACGAAACTGTAGAAGCATTGGAGGTGCGTACTGATGATGCCATTTACCTTGTAAAAGTTAGTACGCGTTTGGCTAACACAATGGAAAACTATGATGAAGATGAAGATTTTGACGGAAACGACGATATCTCTTCTGACTCCCTAGAAATCCCGGATGAATCCGATGATGAGGAATAAAAAAAATCCCGCAATGTTGCGGGATTCTTTTTTTTATAGATATCGTTCTTTAATAATCCGAATATGATGCTTCACATGGCCACTTATTATAAATCCAATTGCTCTTACAGAAATCACCGAATTATTTGCATTCCCATTTCTCAGTAATACTTGGTCATTAAAACTTTTAAAGAGCAATCGCGTACTTGCACGAACTACTTTAAACTCATCCATTAAACTTTCAACACTGCGTTCATTAGAAAAACTCTCAGGTACAAATAAATTTTCATCAAAGCCTGCTAAATTTGTTTTATCATTACGACCAATTCGTAAAGCTCTGTATTGAAAAATACGTTCGGTGTCCACCACATGAAGTAAAACCTCCGCTACGGTCCATTTTCCAATTCCATAGGAATAATGCAACTTCTCTTCAGGAATCGAATTTATCAAGTTCAAAAATTCTTTCTCTGTTTCATTAAAGGCTTGAAACAAATCTACATTACCTAAGGCTTTAATATAAGGATCATAATAGGCATTATATTCTTCAGTGGTCAAAAGTGTTGCTTTCATAATATTTATGCTGAATTTCTACTTGCGTTTATATTTCCAAACAATGAACGGGTTACCATC harbors:
- a CDS encoding DinB family protein, producing the protein MKATLLTTEEYNAYYDPYIKALGNVDLFQAFNETEKEFLNLINSIPEEKLHYSYGIGKWTVAEVLLHVVDTERIFQYRALRIGRNDKTNLAGFDENLFVPESFSNERSVESLMDEFKVVRASTRLLFKSFNDQVLLRNGNANNSVISVRAIGFIISGHVKHHIRIIKERYL